GAAGAAACACTGCCAGCTTACTTTCCCAGGTAAATTAAACTACAACTATATACCTAAAACAAAGTCGATTATTTGCCTGCTTCATAGTAAATGATCCAATAACTCTACAGATAACATGTGCTATTCTAGAAAAATTCATTAGTAATTAGTTAAACGTGGACCACACTTCAAACAATGGTGATTTTGTGGAAAAATGGGCTTAAAGAGTTTACCTTCACAGTCAACAGAGACTTAGGACTTTATGTAAAACACTGTAGGTCAATCTCCAGTTTTAGGGTAAAGGTCTACAGAGTTCCTACTATATGTCTGGCAATTAGTCAATGTGCACGAGGCTGGTGCACAATCAAATAACAATACTTAATATTTGTGTAATACTCTAATCTCCTTCCACCCTTGGAATACACCCAGACCTGAGCATCCCAATTCTACAGCTAAGGAAAGGGAGGCCCACAAAAGTCACTTTGGCCGCGGTATCACTGCTGGTCTGTGGGTCCCGGCCAAGACTCGAGCCCTTGACTCATCATCTAATCTTCTGCCATCCTAATTACTCAAAAGCTCTTAGATGTTCCATTGTCAGATTTTTAAACCAAAACCCTACTTGACTTTCAGCGTTGTGCTTGTCAGATTCTGTTAAGaatcaaaacacacaaacaccaaAAATGCTTTCAAGTTCCTCATCTCAGCCTGTCGACGGTAAAACTGGCTCATCTGGCCAAAGCCCCGAGTTTCCCCTAATAAGCCGGGCGCTCCCTCTCTTGTCCCCCTGGAGGACCGAGGGCCCCCGGCCGCCGCCGCGTCGACGGCCCCTGCGCCCCGGAGGAGAGTGGCGAGGCGACTCTCAGTCCGGCTCCGCCAAAACCGCCGCGTGCGACAGGCGGAGCTCCCCAAGGCCGGCGTCCGTGAGACCGGACACCCGCGCGTCCCTCGAGGCCCGGGATGTGCCGAGACAGCCCGGCCAGGGCCGACGCCTCCGCCAGCACGCTCCCGCCTGGCCCGCAGGACAGCCCCACAGCCCGCTCGCGAAGCCCCGGCCTCGGATCCCGCCCCGCGTCAACCCCGCTCCTACCTGCCCTGAGCGGGCCGCGACGTCGCCGCTCCGGCTGGGCTGCGAGGTCCCCGTCCTTTCCTCCGCGGAGGTGCTAAGTCTCGTCTGTCCCGCTCGGAGTGGAGCGGCAACGTCCCGCCCCTGCAGGCCCGGCCGAAGGCCCCGCCCCTGCTTGGCCAAGCCCTTTTCTTATTGGGTGCTGCTTCCACCCCTCACGCTCGGGCCCGCCCCCGGCACCGCCCTGACGCTTAGCGAGGGGAACCACCCCCGCTCGAGTCCGCGTACGGGCCAGAACTTTGCCCAGGACCTCGGTGCTGCGACGCTGCGGACCCCGCTGCAGGCCACCGTCGCCACAGTGGCCCAGCCGGGGGCCTCTAGCAAAAGCTCGAGGGTCCTCTCCGTGCCTGCGGTCCGACGGGCCCCTCCGCGAAGGACCTGGACTTTACATAACTTCACGCCTATCCGTGAATCCAAATAGCACCCCACTCAAGGGAACCATGGAATTGTCTCCTGCCACTGGACGCAATAGGCCTGGTGTCACCGTTTCTTTGGTTGAGCTCAAGGAGGAAACATTTCCCGGGCAATTGCAGTGTAGTGCTAACTTGAAACATAGGTGCAAATACCACTCCGAATACCTGAGCCTTGAAATCCCAGAGCAGGGGTGCCTCTGATACTCCCAGAGCCTGAGGTCGGCCCCACGCCCTGTTGTGACACAAATGCAGAAGCGCTACGCCTGTAACACGCTCCTGCTCAGGTATGTGTAGGGTGCTGTGCCTACAGCGAGCGGCAGCCCAGTTTCACTAAAGCTGCGCGCCAGGGATGAGTTGAGCCTGTTCCCCCGGCAGTCGCTAACCACCCCGCCCGCCTCGCCCCTCCCCATTCCACCCACTCCGCCAGACCAAACTCTTCCCACATCTGTTCACATAGAGGTACCAAAATAGAAGACTGCCAGAAAGAGAGGTGTTTGGTTACACATCACAGATGACTGTCACAAGCTAATTTAGCCACAGCAGTAAAAGCTTCATATCCCAAACCATTAGGAAACTGAGTTGTGAACAGGAGTCACTTTCTATGacggaaaaaaaaagtcatgacaAGACAGTTATAAAACCATgactaaacaagaaaataaatgtatagttTGTAGTAAATTTTGAACACTGATCTTCATGGATTGtcttccccgccccctgcccccccccccccgcccgccactGAATCCTTACATATttagaaaacttcccaaactgtTGTCTTAGATGAAATTTTGGGCTAGCATAGAGTGgatttgaaatttatttcaaatttcaaactTTGTATTCGGTAAGATTATTTGGCCAAATAAGGCAGAGTGAGTACATATACCAAGTATGAAATCAAATCTGGTATGGGTTCAATAGATGTAATAAATGACTTACCATGTATGTATTCTACTGCCCTCTGTGGGTAATATGGAGATATACCTAATGGTAGTGTCTTTTTAAGTCTGAGAATGGAATGTTTCCTTTAGCAGTTTGTATTATTTTGATGACAAGAAGGCCAAGGTGAAATAAAATCAGCTTCTCTAAAGGACTTACAAATACTCAGCTAACAGAACTACAACTTCAGAAACCAGGGAGGGGACTCTTTCACTGGGGCTCGTACAGACAGGGATCACATCCATGCTTACAGTTACCTGTACAGAATGTGGAGACAGATGGGAATTTgctattaattatttttccatttgaaacGTCATTACTGTCTGGGATGTTTCACAAAATGCTCTTCTTCACTTTTGCATCTGCAGATCCTATAGCCTCACACTGTGAACTAGTTAAGAGTAGGAATGAAATCTTATTTTTGGTATCTAGAATAGTACCTGATACAGTCGATATTTGATCAGTACTTATTGAATAATTTGAATGAAGTATCAGCTCAACCACTAGATGGCAACATGATTTTGTATGTGCAATAAATATAGTCAGCTAATTGGAATTTCATCTGACTTGTATAACAGGCAATTTCTAGAAAGTTACCTTATATCTTATTTTGGTAagtaaagtcatttaaaatgcatCACTACAACTGACTGGAACTTTATTGTCCATTAAATCCTGAAAGCTAAGAATCCTTTTGTAAGATAAATTTTTACCAACCTTAATAACTCGTAAGTACagattttctatatttatacCTGTTCTATTTTTGTCTAAGAAACTCTTCAGTTATAGTCTGTCAAAAGGACTTTTCAATGAGCCAAGCGCCTTAAGCAAGTTTCATTCTATAAACCAAAAGCCTACGTTCTCCCAATAACAAGTCATTGCTTGTGTTTTTTCCCTGCCTTAATAACTGTTTTGCCTGAAAGTCACGGAGATTCTGGAATCAGACATACCTAGGTCCCCACTGCTGCTGCTCACTTAGGTGTACCCTGGTGCAGGTTATTAACTTCCCTAACTTTGGTTTACTCCTCTTCCTCAAGGGGAGATAATAATGCCGACCTCCTGAAGTTGtgaaaagagttaaatgaaatgatgtCAGTGGAACGGTAATATAATCCTGGGATTATAGTAGGGATTCAGTAACTGGTAACCACTATTATTCACACGCTACAATGCAAAGCTCACCCATATTATTATTCGGTGTATTTATTTTAGTCTCCTGATTTAAGGCCTTCAGCGATTAAATTGAGTTCATAACACCAGGTTTCATAGCGATAGGCCATGCGGATTTGGGCCACATTTGTCCTCCGGATATCATTTCCAACGGGGCCTTCCTCAAGGTAGTTGTTGCCCAGAAACTTCGCTTTCTCCTGTAAGAGAAAAGTAAACAGGATGATTGTTGTCTCTCTTTACCCTGATAGAGACAATAATTACATCCTCCACAAAGATTCCTTCCTTTGGTTAGCCATCGGCAAAAGGAAACAACCAAACCATTAAAAGTGCTTCTCCCACTGAGCCGTCAAAAAAGGGCAAAGTGAAAGCACCGCTTTTGGGTGAAGTGGCAGCGTGTCGTGTTGTTTCGCTTCAATCGGTGGTgtgacaagggaaaaaaaagcatttctccACGACCTCAGTGTGCGTGGTTTTCTGAGACACAGTgcattttgtttcccttgcccaaatGACATGGGCAGAGAAATAATTCTTTCTAGCCCCTGTCCACAGCAACTGCCTGTGATTTGTAGGATCATTCTTTTCCACGTGTATCCCCAAGTCATTTTTCAATAGTCAGGTGACCGGATCTAAACTTAGaaaggcagccagccagccaaagACAGGTCTACCTCGTGAGAAATCCCACATTGCAGGACACTGTTCCTCGCCACTTCACACATGTCGCAGGTACTCAGCTTGAAGACTTGTGCAGCGATGGCGTATTCTTCCATTAGGGGCTCCTTCGGTTACGTATTTAAATgagacaaaagaaaggaaaagaaatgcattaaaaGAATGGCATCTTGCGCAAAAAGAATAACGAAATAACttgacttgatttttaaattctgggTGGGAAACAGCAGCCCGTGCAACTCATGACTCCGTACACGTACCTTGGTGAAGTGGAATTGCATTGGGTCGTCTGTAGACAGTGAGATCATCAGCCCTTTCTGGAGGAAATCTAGAAAAGGGTTTTTAGCGTATTCTAGAAATAAGCTGTTGTTGCTTAATGGCGACATAGCGATGGGAATCTGGGCTAAGAAATACAGGTACTGTAACACGgggctctgaaaaggaaaaaaaaatatttaaggatgttgaaaaaggaagacaaacaagaaatgttaaagccCCATGGTCTACCTCAAGTCTTAGCTTTCAACAAACCAACACCTGTTTTTTAAATCCCCCCGGTGAATAAGATGAACGGTGTTCACATGTAAATACTATTTAGAATAAAATGACTTGGGATCGTCAGTTTTCAGATGATTGAGTTAGATGGTCTGTCTCTGGCAAAAGGCTTCacctagaaacatttttttccctacaagGAAGTTCTGACTCTGACGAGAGGCATTTTAAAGCATGCTATAACAAGCAATCTGGCAGAAAACTGGTTTCAGGTGAGCTGTGCCGCCTCTGAATGATCCTTTGTCGGGGTTCTAAGTGGAAGTCAGGGAGCTGTGTTGACTCATCTCTGCCACCCGCCACCGGGTGGTCCTGAGCAAGTAAGTGCCTTTGCTTCCCTGGGCCTCTGTACAATGAGCTGCACTAAATAATCTCAAAAACCATTTTTGTCCTGCTTTGATCTGATGTCAGTGTTGGTAATGACTGGTGACTAGCTCCAATAAAAGttactgctctggctggtgtaactcagtggattgactgtaggcctgcaaaccaaagagttgctggttcgattcccactcagggcacatgcctggattgtgggccaggtcctccgttgggggcatgtgagaagcaaacacacattaatgtttctctccctctttccctgcccttcccctctctttaattaataaataaaatatttaaaaattttgttgttaattacagccaatattattttgtattatttcatgtatacagcatagtggttaaacatcCACACACCTTACAAAGTGTTCTCTCCCAATATTTTCagcgcccacctggcaccatgcatagttgtTATAATACTATTGACTGCAGTCCCTACAATGTACTTTACAGCCCAGTGTATGTAAATttactattctataactaccaatttgtatgtcttaatcccgtcacctttttcacccagtcccccggccccctccccttcTGGCATTCATCAGACTGTCCTCTGTATCTAGGAGTGTGTTTCAATTTTAATTGTTCGCTTAAAAACTCGACTATTGAGAAGAGAGCCTCCGACGCACCTTTTTTAAATTCAGGCCGTGAGAAATATTGTCTGCAGTCATGAATGCCGTCAGGAGATGGGTGAGCGCTCCGGCTTCCCCGCAGTGAGGTCGGAACAGGAACGTGTTCATGCCTCGCTCCCTAGAGAAATGGAACTGCTATAGAAACCGCAGGCAGGCGGCTGACCAGGGCCTGGCGGCCATTCTGGGCACAGAGTGATCTACAAGAAAATTCAGTAGAAAAATGAACTCTCTGGAAGGGTGTTAATGTGGGCATTCAAAGGATTTGGCAAAACCAGcaattccaccctggctggtgtagctcagtggattgagctcgggctgctaaaccaaagtatctcaggttcgattcccagtcagggcacatgcctgggttgcaggccatggcccccagcaaccacacattgatgtttctctctctctctctatttctccctcccttccctctctaaaaataaataaataaaatctttaaaaaagaaaaaacagcaattCCGAATCTTAATCTCAATTCTCCCTGAAcacagaattttgaaaaagagGCAGCAGCGGATGTGAAGGTACAGAAGAAAGCCAGGATTTGATTACCTGAAGGGAAACATCTTCAGTTTCAACAGGAAATTCACCAGCATCAGCATTTCATCATTTCCCCTACTCACACTGCAGGGGGTAAAGGTTTCCAAAAGCCCCATAATAAATTCCTCTATTTATTCTTACTTAGATCTATCAAGAAGGAGAAAATGTATGGGGTTCTATGATCAATTGCCCAGAGATTACTGTAAATGACTGTCAAGGTCCAAAGAAAAAGAACTGTGAATTTTACTGAAGGCTCCAAAATGTCCACTCCTGCccctaaataaatataattgaagaaactgaagaaaaaagtcaGGGGAAGAAATGTCTGACTTGGGCCAGCTGGGAGTACCCCAGCAAAGCAGCGCTGGCCCTCGGCCGCCTGGGCGCCCATACACGAGGGGAGAGGTGTGTCAGATGGGTTCCCCTAGCTCCAGGTCTCGCCTACTCACTTTCTCAGGCTGTTGAGCACTGTGATGTTTGCATACATGTAGTAGGCGTAGTACGTGTAAGATGGATTACTTCCCACCGACCACTCCTGGGGCTTGGGGCTCTTGGAGGAAAACATGTGGCCGCTGTGTTTGGACTCATCATCCACACTGTCGAAGCCAGTGATCTGTCAGGAAAAGCGAGCCGTGCGAGGGGTTCAGTCCCATGGCAGGGGCCCAGCCCTCGGGCAAACCTTTAGCTCCCGAAGCAGCCAGGATTAACCACGGCCGGGCAGGTGGGCTGGTTCATGGGCAGCCGGATGAAGGCCGGCAGGGTCATGCTTACGTGCTTGAGGAAGATGCTGATGTCTGGGTGAGCCTGGGGGTTGACGGTGGCCTCAAACATAGGCATGAAAATATTCTCCAGCATCTTGCCAAAGTGCGGAAGGAAATTCTTAGCTCGAAACACGTCACTGGAGGCAAGAATGAGGACACTTTAAGAGGACGGGAGGATTGTTAGGACAGATTGCCCCAGGATGAGAGGACAGGGGGACCCAACACCACGTTCAGGAAAAGACCTGATGTGATCATCCTAGATCCACTCCGGGGCACTCTTCTTGGTTGCCCATAAAGAGGGAGTCAGCTGGGGCTGGGCATAGGAAGTGCCAACTGCTTGCTGGACCACATGCCCCCATCTCTTCTACAAATCCTTTGCTGGTAAGAAAAGCCAACCTTCACAGCTAAACCCAGGGGGAGGATGAGGAGTACAGGGACGATAACATAAAAGATTCAGTCATTTATCTGTGTGGCGTACAGGGGTGAGCGTGGAACAGCTACCGAGAACGACTCTGATGTGCTGTCGCCAGGGCAACCTGACAAACTCTTGGTGTTGccctcagcatgtggcagccgcTCTTCTAACTGGCCGGAAATATTAgttaatttaatcctcataacaactcaGTAAGTTAAGTGCTGTTATTaccctattttaaagatgataaaacCAAGGTACAGAGAGGTCatgtaacttgctcaaggtcacacagctagtaagtggtagggCCAGGATTCAAGCACAGCCAGTCTGGGCCCAGAGTCCACACCCCTCACTACCACACCTACTGCCTCTCTGCCTTAATAGTGCTAGACGGGAAGTACTATCCCGGtcaaaaagttactttttttgGCTAAAGAGACAGGATACAATTCTTGCATTGTCACAGGGCACACAGAATATGAAGGTAGGttgccaaaaaatatataaacacttaAGTTAGATAAACACTCAATGACACTGAACATCTCTGAGGGCCATGAATAATGAGCGGGTGGTAACACCACTGATAAATACCCACTGACCACTGAGACCCTGAGCCCTCGCTGATGAGACAATCAGCAGACAGTGGAAGCGGTTCTGGTTCTGATGCAAGGAAGCTACATCCCAGCACAGATGTCAATGGGGAAGAATGAACAGAGATGAAGAGCAGGAGAAAGACAATGTATAGTAAAATGTATATAGTTCTGATCCTAGCTAAGTTTTAATCATCCTCAATAAGTTAGTTTGTGATCTGCATAAGGTCCtgcactttaaaaaacaaaaaaccgtCTGGTTAGAAAACTGAACTGAAATGATCTCCCTAACTTCTGTCTGTGGTCGGGGGTGCAGAGCCCAGAGCGAACAAATCCAGGCCCGCAGGCCGCAGCACTGAGTATTGAGGGCTGTTTAACGAAGCTTGTTTCTGTCTAGATGAGCTGTGCATTCCTTGTTCGTGTAGGGGAGGGGAGGCTTTTGGGTTTCCGAGGAGCCGGTACATACTAGATCCTGGGGACCTGGATCATCCACGTCATGTTGGGGCAGTGGATGCGGTTGCGGACGAACCAGGAGGAGAGTTTGCTCCACTCGTCGGGACTGCGGCCGTAGATGGACAGGCGGGGCTCGGCGTGCTGGTACTTGGCCTCCACGAGGTCCATACCCACCTCCTGCAAAGCCAAGAGAGGAGTCCAAAGCCAGGAATCCCCACAGGTAAATCAGGCCTGTGGGGTCTCGGACAGGAGACGGGTACTAAGAAGAATGGAGGAAATGTGAGAGGTAGAAAACTGTCAAGGTTAAGATCGCAGGGAACCGAGTCGGGAGGAAGGAACCTAAGTGGGGGTAAAAGACTGATAGGACATGATGAAGTCTAGAGAGTGAAAAAATCAGACTAAGTGTGATGAGATATCCCAGGcacctgcaaaaaaaaatcagcttttcatatgcccccacctccccaaacaCACATCCCCCAACTCCACTTGTCCTTCCTGCTTCCTAACGCCCAGGCATCTTGGAGATGAGGGTGGACTCCAATCCCAGCTCTTCCTGAATCTATAACTCCCAAAGCCTGAGACAGCCGGGTCCTTAATCCCAAATCTGCAGCTTCAGCTTCTCTATCCTGGGAAGAGAGGTCTTTTAAAATCCCGACAGTGGACATTTCAGAAGGAATTTTTATGATTGTGTAGTGCTTGGCCCCAAGGATAGCaagctttctccttccctccctccctccctcttctccttctttctttcttccctccttcatttccaccttctcttcttcctcctcttcaagAACCAGGCCAGGCACCATAGACCCGGTGGTCCCTTCTCACCTTGATGATAGTGGCAAAATATTCCCCATCGATGTAATTGTCTGTCTTCAGGTAGAGGTCCCGCAGCTCACTTGCTCCTACAGGATTGTACTTGTCATTGAACTTATCAAACCGCTGGAAGGTCTGGCGTCCCTGAATCAGGAAACAGGAACACAAGCGTGTCATTACCGGAGCTGTCGGGACACAGAGAGCTAGGGAATGGCCCTGAGGAACAGGGGCCTGGTGGCTGGACTCCGAGAATGGAATCTGGGACAGATGACGAATGAACCTCAGAATGGTCTGTGGTGCACGGTAAGTCAGCAGGTAAGCTAACGTGGCTCCGAGAAGGGGGAGTCTGTAGGAGAAAGGCGTTCGGGGTTCGGAATGTTTGAGTGAAACTGACATTATCTTTTCAACCTACAGCATGGACATCCAGGGAATCAACAGTCAGGTCATAGGGATGCATTTTTAATGTAGCAAAAAGTTCCTTTAGGGTCAGCTTTTTCTCCTTGGTGCTGTAGACCACTCGGTCAGCGTCCACTTGGTAAGATTTCTTAATGAAGCGCAGCAGGTGTTTCTGGTTCATGCAAGCAGCCGCGTGGATGTGGGTGTCCACCTGTGTGCACATTCAGAGAAAGAACAGCAACGATCAGCTGCAGCTCCACTGCCCTGTTAGAGGCCAAGGTGCCTGCACGTCCCACtgcggtgggggcagggggggggccACAGGGCATGACCCCTAGCACCTTTTCGTGTCCCTGCAAGGATGTGAAAGTTTACGCTGGACGCAATAATAATGCCTGCTTCTCTTGGGTCACTGTACATCCAGTTCACATTTGATCCACACAAGATTCTTGGGGACCACCCTCTCTGCCGAGACACATCTGGAAGTAAAGTAGGTACCCAGTTTTCAGCCCCAAAGAGTGGAAGGATTGAAATGATGAAGCCATGGCCCAGTGTGtgttagatatttttataattacaattttataaGATGGAGTTTTGATGGATTATTTGTCCAAGGTTATAAAGGTGGCTGAGGCAGGATTTGGTCCCAAATCTCTGCTCATATGTTTCTTATTCCTATTTCCTTGCAGCCACTTAAATGGTGAGAACACATCTTGAAAGTGTTTCTAGTTGATGAGTTTTCCACAGTCATTAGCTCACTGCATACCCACAGTCCTTTTGTGAGTTAGACCGAGCAGATGTATTTCCCAATGAGCGGTATGAAACTCACAAATATATAATCGCTTCCCCCAGCGTCTTACAGTCgggaagtagaagaaaaaggaCTCGAATGAAGATTTTTCAAATCCCAGAAAAGTGggttttcaagttttatttgcttttgttactTTTGTTGCTGAGGATTGCAATTTTTTATGGGTAAGATTGtggtaaatttttctttgtggaaaCCCATACAAAGGCTTCCAACTGTTTAGACATAATCTGCCTGCTTTCACCAAATCCCACTGAATCTGCAGAAACCTGACATTAATCAGAAAAAACCCAGTATCTTCCTTGTCCTGCTCAAGAAACACTAATTGGGTCAGCGAGCAGCGGAACGCCCACCTTCCTGCAGTTATAAAAGTCCCGGTGCGGGTTGTTCTTCAGCTCCTTCAGCTCGTCCATCTCGTTGAGCATCTCGTGGACCTGGAACTTGGAGGACAGGAACTTCAGGCGCCGGTGGGTGTAGGTCTTACTGTGGAAAACCAAATCACAGGACTGTGAGGAATCCCAGACGCTTAAGGGAAGCAGTCAGGATTGCAAAACCACAAGGACCCTTCACGCCACAGGAAACAGTTATGAGAACAAACATTCTGGTTTGCTCGGGTCCCGAGGGCTTATGTTTTCATCGACACCCAACATAATAATAGTGGGGGACTTGGCAAGGCATTTCCAAGTCAGGGGGACTCAGTGGCCCACGGTGAGGGCCCGGCTTTGGAGCTGGCAGCTTCAGGCTTGGGTCCTGGCTCCGTCAGCCGTGTGCCTTCCGGCAAATTACTTAACTCATCAAAGTTGCAGCTGATAAAACTGGAATTATAAAAGTGCCGACTACAATCATTGGGAGGAGTAAAAGAAATCACATATATGCAGGGTTTAACATAGCATTTAAACATcataggcacttaataaatacttatttttttaaccctcactcaaggataggttcattgatttgagagagagaagggagagagagaaagagagagacatcgatcggtcgcctcccatacacaccccatccagagattgaacctgcaacctaggtaacgtgccctgactgggaattgaaccctcaaccttttagtgtataggatgatgctccaatcaactgggCCATGCAGCCAGGGCTATAAACACCCATTTTTACCATCAGTAGTGAAGTAGCAGGTTAGGTCTCACTGGACACTCACACAGGCCCTTGGGCAATCAGAGCAAGTAAGAAGTTCATGTCGTCTAGGAAGGACTCCAGGTGGGGGTAGGGCAGTGGCTTGGGCTCGtctctgctggctgctgcttCGTCAGAGTAGACGTAAACGATGCCGTCCTTCATTTCAAGGTGATAACCCAGGTTTTCCGGGAGGTTGTCTGTGCGGAAGGGGTCTTCTCCCTTCTTCACGGGAGGAGTGAAGACTTTTTCAGGAAAACACAGAGTAATATATCAGCACACAGGATGAACGACCgcataaaaataagcaaaatatgaaatactgGACATCTCATCCGCTGGCAGTCCTATCTGTGCACACAGGGTGTCTTGTCGTTCGTTATCCAGAGCTGCACCGAAGTTTCGCTTTCACACTGTTGCTCAAAGGTGACTAAATCAGTGGTatgagcccctggctggcgtagctcagtggattgagctcgggctgggaaccaaagtgtcccaggttcgattcccagccagggtacattcctgggttgcaggccataacccccagcaaccgcacattgatgtgtctctctctctctctctctctctctctttcacttccttctctaaaaataaataaataaaatattttttttaaaaagtctctcttaaaaaaaaaaatcagtggtatGAAACAACTATGACACTTCATCTAGTGGGATGATAATTTTCAAGTTCTTCAGAAATACCGTTTACATTATCGATATATCACTTAccaataattttaatgatttactAAAATTAGTTATCAAAGCCTTCCTATTTAGAGCATTTTATTAGCTTATGAGGTAGTTgcatagaaataaaagtaaaactacaaTTAAAAAGGAGAGTTTGGATCATTTCCTTATGTAAATCAA
This portion of the Phyllostomus discolor isolate MPI-MPIP mPhyDis1 chromosome 14, mPhyDis1.pri.v3, whole genome shotgun sequence genome encodes:
- the AMPD1 gene encoding AMP deaminase 1, giving the protein MPLLKLTAEEKQIDEAMRSFAEKVFASEVKDEGGRQELSPFDVDEICPISHLEMQAHIFHLESLSAATSGKRKKRFFGRKTVNLSLPESATSSTKMSHIDECIASSPTYETVPDFQRVQITGDYASGVTVEDFEMVCRGLYRALSIREKYMQKSFQRFPKTPSKYLRNIEGEPWVANENFYPVFTPPVKKGEDPFRTDNLPENLGYHLEMKDGIVYVYSDEAAASRDEPKPLPYPHLESFLDDMNFLLALIAQGPVKTYTHRRLKFLSSKFQVHEMLNEMDELKELKNNPHRDFYNCRKVDTHIHAAACMNQKHLLRFIKKSYQVDADRVVYSTKEKKLTLKELFATLKMHPYDLTVDSLDVHAGRQTFQRFDKFNDKYNPVGASELRDLYLKTDNYIDGEYFATIIKEVGMDLVEAKYQHAEPRLSIYGRSPDEWSKLSSWFVRNRIHCPNMTWMIQVPRIYDVFRAKNFLPHFGKMLENIFMPMFEATVNPQAHPDISIFLKHITGFDSVDDESKHSGHMFSSKSPKPQEWSVGSNPSYTYYAYYMYANITVLNSLRKERGMNTFLFRPHCGEAGALTHLLTAFMTADNISHGLNLKKSPVLQYLYFLAQIPIAMSPLSNNSLFLEYAKNPFLDFLQKGLMISLSTDDPMQFHFTKEPLMEEYAIAAQVFKLSTCDMCEVARNSVLQCGISHEEKAKFLGNNYLEEGPVGNDIRRTNVAQIRMAYRYETWCYELNLIAEGLKSGD